Proteins from a genomic interval of Streptomyces sp. NBC_00820:
- a CDS encoding nucleotidyl transferase AbiEii/AbiGii toxin family protein: MISRDEIDAKSAELGVDPSHVQRDYVFGWFLAGLYGESRLADRLVLKGGNALRKGYFGATRFSEDLDFASPGPIDAQDFREALNEIGRMAQARTGVQFHLDRTEQLSRHRINREQTVYTYQLLFTDFYGTTSSMPVTLHLDVTEFTRLQLPPQSRTLIHPYSDHAACTADLTVISLEEALADKLKCLLQRRSIRDLFDLTYSTFVNSEIPVNRRSLVRTFLRKTIFSPSPAAALNLLTAIPFDGMQSLWDTTITCARDSLPEFTSTVARWKSELDLLFADFRTGHSTQAAFYPAHLRTPIMEAGAEQKLMLLTYEGRQRLVEPYALRFKRREDGVAQEYLYVYDRTGGRSRPGIKSFFHYRISGLSVTDDHFEPRYEIELAKAGEFSDRLGFSRGRTIGRPTTARARPRTGRRR, translated from the coding sequence ATGATCAGCCGTGACGAGATCGACGCGAAAAGCGCGGAACTCGGAGTCGACCCGTCCCATGTTCAGCGGGACTACGTCTTCGGCTGGTTCCTCGCCGGGCTCTACGGAGAGAGCCGGCTCGCCGACCGTCTCGTCCTCAAGGGCGGAAACGCTTTACGGAAGGGGTATTTCGGGGCGACGCGCTTCTCCGAAGATCTCGATTTCGCCTCCCCCGGCCCTATCGACGCCCAGGACTTCCGTGAAGCGCTCAACGAGATCGGGCGGATGGCGCAGGCCAGAACAGGGGTCCAGTTCCATCTCGATCGCACTGAGCAGCTCAGCAGGCACAGGATCAACCGGGAACAGACGGTCTACACGTACCAGTTGCTCTTCACCGACTTCTACGGCACGACCAGCAGCATGCCTGTGACCCTGCACCTGGACGTCACCGAGTTCACCCGCCTTCAACTGCCCCCGCAGTCGCGCACGCTCATTCACCCCTACAGCGACCATGCGGCCTGCACTGCGGACCTGACGGTGATCAGCTTGGAAGAGGCTCTTGCGGACAAACTCAAGTGTCTCCTGCAGCGCCGCTCCATCCGCGACTTGTTCGACCTCACCTATTCGACGTTCGTCAACAGTGAGATCCCCGTCAACCGGCGCAGCCTGGTCAGAACGTTCCTCCGGAAGACCATCTTCTCTCCCAGCCCCGCTGCGGCCCTGAACCTGCTCACTGCCATTCCCTTCGACGGCATGCAGTCCCTGTGGGACACGACGATCACCTGCGCCCGTGACAGCCTGCCTGAGTTCACCAGCACGGTGGCACGCTGGAAAAGCGAACTGGACCTACTCTTCGCCGATTTCCGCACCGGCCACAGCACTCAAGCCGCCTTCTATCCAGCGCACCTACGGACACCGATCATGGAGGCCGGTGCCGAGCAGAAACTGATGCTCCTGACCTACGAGGGGCGGCAGCGCCTGGTTGAGCCCTATGCCCTGCGTTTCAAAAGACGCGAGGACGGGGTCGCGCAGGAGTATCTGTACGTCTACGACCGCACCGGCGGGCGCTCTCGTCCCGGCATCAAGTCCTTCTTCCACTACCGGATCAGCGGTCTGAGCGTCACGGACGATCACTTCGAGCCGCGGTACGAGATCGAACTCGCAAAGGCCGGCGAATTCAGCGACCGCCTCGGGTTCAGCCGCGGTCGCACCATCGGCCGCCCCACCACAGCCAGGGCCAGACCGCGCACGGGACGACGACGATAG
- a CDS encoding nucleotidyltransferase, whose protein sequence is MALSVNQGFDLFLQQLTPTAGERDAKARHRRSVETSLQAAAFGVSLFRETGSFTHGTGVRGHCDVDLLASIKAGRPNSSDTALGWVKSALQASFPSTQVVIRRPTVQIRFTAGAETWEVLPAFLTFRGGDTSVYDIPGAAGGWMDTAPTAHLEYVNEVNQRPVAVGGAKKLARLAKAWKYYNNVPVSSFYLEMRAAQYMAGEPNFIAVWDICGLLEKLDDHQLASMNDPKNKAGRFAACSSDATRQDALSKLRTGAIRARKALDAYHKDDHATAFTYLSLLFGGRFPSR, encoded by the coding sequence ATGGCACTCTCCGTGAATCAGGGGTTCGACCTCTTCTTGCAGCAGTTGACGCCCACCGCGGGCGAGCGCGACGCCAAGGCGCGCCATCGGCGCAGTGTGGAGACCTCGTTGCAGGCCGCGGCCTTCGGAGTATCTCTGTTCCGAGAGACAGGGTCGTTCACTCATGGGACGGGGGTCCGCGGGCACTGCGACGTAGATCTTCTGGCCAGCATCAAGGCAGGCCGCCCGAACAGTTCGGACACCGCCCTGGGCTGGGTGAAGTCGGCTCTCCAGGCGAGTTTTCCCTCCACCCAGGTCGTCATACGGCGCCCTACAGTCCAGATTCGATTCACTGCCGGCGCGGAGACATGGGAGGTTCTTCCCGCTTTTCTTACATTTCGCGGTGGTGACACGTCGGTCTACGACATCCCCGGAGCCGCCGGCGGGTGGATGGACACCGCCCCCACGGCGCACCTGGAGTACGTGAACGAAGTCAACCAGCGGCCTGTTGCGGTCGGCGGCGCCAAGAAGCTCGCCCGGTTGGCCAAGGCCTGGAAGTACTACAACAACGTGCCGGTCTCCTCCTTCTACCTGGAGATGCGCGCCGCCCAGTACATGGCAGGTGAGCCGAACTTCATCGCGGTCTGGGACATATGCGGTCTCCTGGAGAAGCTGGATGACCATCAACTCGCGTCCATGAACGACCCCAAGAACAAAGCCGGACGCTTCGCCGCATGCTCCAGCGATGCGACTCGTCAAGACGCACTCTCCAAGCTCAGGACGGGAGCAATCCGCGCCAGGAAGGCACTCGACGCTTATCACAAGGACGATCACGCCACCGCGTTCACCTATCTCAGTCTGCTCTTCGGGGGCCGTTTCCCCAGCCGCTGA
- a CDS encoding SLATT domain-containing protein yields the protein MPETSQPTEAERRQAISDELERLEESAKYSAQSQFEQAKRWRLINLWLGVPASGLAAIAGAMALVTAAGRVIAGLVALAAAVLGAILTTINASHRMNQAAAAANAYLEIQTAARQAREIDLPAWTVEEARSGLAEITARRDEQNKTAEPPSRRSYLRGKANVDGGGQSYAVDTSANQPEGH from the coding sequence ATGCCGGAAACCTCCCAGCCGACCGAAGCCGAACGTCGCCAGGCCATCTCAGACGAGCTGGAACGCCTTGAGGAGAGTGCGAAGTACAGCGCGCAATCTCAGTTCGAGCAAGCCAAGCGTTGGCGCCTAATCAATCTATGGCTGGGCGTGCCGGCAAGCGGTCTGGCGGCCATCGCCGGTGCCATGGCCCTGGTGACGGCCGCCGGGCGCGTGATCGCCGGGCTGGTTGCCCTCGCTGCCGCTGTCCTGGGGGCAATCTTGACCACCATCAACGCATCGCACCGGATGAACCAGGCCGCCGCCGCAGCAAACGCCTACCTCGAGATCCAAACCGCCGCTCGCCAGGCCCGTGAAATCGATCTCCCGGCATGGACCGTGGAAGAGGCTCGGAGCGGGCTGGCTGAAATCACTGCGCGACGCGACGAACAGAACAAGACCGCCGAACCTCCCAGCCGACGCTCCTACCTGCGTGGCAAAGCGAATGTCGACGGCGGCGGCCAATCCTACGCGGTCGACACGTCCGCCAACCAGCCCGAAGGGCACTAG